The sequence below is a genomic window from Oxyura jamaicensis isolate SHBP4307 breed ruddy duck unplaced genomic scaffold, BPBGC_Ojam_1.0 oxyUn_random_OJ69546, whole genome shotgun sequence.
AGAAACATCAGAGCTTCTTATACATCTTATGTATTACCCATGGTAAGCTTTTTAAACCTCAAAGAAATATGCTGGCAATTATAAGCCATCCTTTATTTCGTGATATATTTTAGAGGACAGACCATACCATGTTACGCATAGTAAACAAATATGTTAACTTTGAATGATGGATTTTAGAATTAGGTGAAATCCATGCAAGATTTCACAATACACTACTTTGTGATGAAACATCACACCTGAATCGGCGGTAGACCTTTTTCAGATGCCTCATGCGACCAGTACCAGTGGTGTTGCGTCTTTTAGCCTTTGCACTCCAGTTATCTAGAACATAAGTTTCTGTTACTCATCCGCACAAAATAGTTGCACAGTACATTTGAATAGCACTACTATTAActgacagaagcaaaaaaaaaaacacacaacattaATTATGAATCAAGTCAATTTCTGTGCAGTAATACTGCATATTGCTGACACGTGGTTAAATCTGtattaaaattgttaaaatttaaaaaatgttccaaaCACTTTAAGATGGCAAATTATTCTTCCCTGGtgtgaaaagaaatcaaactaaggaagaagacaaagaaacacAAGTTTTTAAACTTAACTCAGTTAAGAGTTCCTTACTTACACTTTCTCTTACGCTTGGCAGGGTAACCACATTTCCCACAGGTAGATTTCTGCAAATGGTATGCCTTGGACCCACATCGACGACACAAGGTATGTGCCTTATTTCGTCGTTTACCAAATGATGATGTACCCTTTGTCTGAAAAGCGTTTCAAGACATTGCACATTGTAAATATCCCTAGTGCTTGTAAGTTACACACCTCAGAGAAGAATAAGCTCATCTAAAAAACAAGTACAAGCTGTTTAACTCCAATAAGCATGTCAGAGGCATGCCCAACTCTAAAACAGCAACTCAGTTTTACTTATAGGTCTCCATTTCTAGAAATCAATTCCTTACACCTCTCTTGGCTATTCCTGCCCTATTCCCTGCCCAGTGCTGAACTAAACAAAA
It includes:
- the LOC118159310 gene encoding 60S ribosomal protein L37-like isoform X2; amino-acid sequence: MTKGTSSFGKRRNKAHTLCRRCGSKAYHLQKSTCGKCGYPAKRKRKYNWSAKAKRRNTTGTGRMRHLKKVYRRFRNGFHEGTTPKPKRAAAVAASSSS
- the LOC118159310 gene encoding 60S ribosomal protein L37-like isoform X1 yields the protein MVSTKGTSSFGKRRNKAHTLCRRCGSKAYHLQKSTCGKCGYPAKRKRKYNWSAKAKRRNTTGTGRMRHLKKVYRRFRNGFHEGTTPKPKRAAAVAASSSS